A single genomic interval of Alteromonas sp. CI.11.F.A3 harbors:
- a CDS encoding DUF3369 domain-containing protein — MSDDLFFIEEDDDDVVEELGTWKILIVDDEPEVHAITKLALNDFFLNGKTLEFISAYSGDEAKRCFREHDDIAVVLLDVVMESDDAGLLVADYVRNELDNHFTRIILRTGQPGQAPEKDVIINYDINDYKSKTELTAQKLFTVIIAALRSYRDIIVIEESRAGLEKIIDASVDLFSSSSLEKFMQGIIQQLASILGCSQDAAYITTAVAATSDASQNSTKALDLNELYVFAGNGEYSDKEGVLLKDAVSPEQYELCKRAMRDREIVYAEDHVVAYCNSKTQNGALLYLSGLPRRIGDNDKHLVRRFSNSVQLAFDNVLKTIEVESTQREIIERLGKAMEHEGQGSNHIARMSAMAEVMGCGIGMNENDVRLLKHAIPLHDVGNSRVPVAILRKTQPLTEDDVFAIRQHAEFGYQILKDSSRPTIQLAATLARQHHERWDGKGYPENLEGQAILLQSRIATLLDVFDALLNTRPYKTAWPIDKVEKVLIEEKGRHFDPQLVDYLVNHIERFIAIQHQYPDIPEYV; from the coding sequence ATGAGTGACGATTTATTTTTCATCGAAGAAGATGACGATGATGTAGTAGAAGAGTTGGGCACATGGAAAATTCTTATTGTTGATGATGAACCCGAAGTTCATGCGATCACCAAATTGGCTCTCAATGACTTTTTCTTAAACGGTAAAACCCTTGAATTCATTAGTGCGTACAGTGGCGATGAAGCAAAACGTTGCTTTAGAGAACATGATGATATTGCGGTGGTTTTACTCGATGTAGTGATGGAAAGTGACGATGCGGGCTTGCTGGTAGCTGATTATGTTCGCAACGAACTAGACAATCATTTTACCCGTATTATTCTTCGTACCGGTCAGCCAGGGCAAGCGCCTGAAAAAGATGTCATTATTAATTACGACATTAATGACTATAAATCTAAAACAGAACTTACCGCACAAAAGCTATTCACCGTTATCATTGCCGCACTGCGTTCTTATCGCGATATTATCGTGATTGAAGAGAGCCGAGCTGGCTTGGAAAAAATTATTGATGCGTCTGTAGACTTATTTTCATCTAGTTCGCTCGAAAAATTTATGCAAGGCATTATTCAACAACTCGCGTCAATTTTGGGTTGTTCGCAAGATGCGGCCTATATTACTACTGCGGTAGCTGCTACATCCGATGCGTCACAAAACTCTACCAAAGCGCTAGATCTTAACGAACTTTACGTATTTGCGGGCAACGGTGAGTATTCAGATAAAGAAGGTGTTTTGTTAAAAGACGCCGTGTCGCCTGAACAATATGAACTGTGCAAGCGCGCGATGCGCGACCGTGAAATTGTATACGCAGAAGACCACGTGGTGGCGTACTGCAACAGCAAAACCCAAAACGGCGCTTTGCTCTATTTATCTGGTTTGCCACGACGCATTGGAGATAATGACAAGCACTTAGTTAGACGTTTTTCAAACAGTGTTCAGCTAGCATTTGACAATGTACTTAAAACCATTGAAGTGGAAAGTACCCAAAGAGAAATTATTGAACGCTTAGGCAAAGCCATGGAGCATGAAGGGCAGGGCAGTAATCATATTGCGCGAATGAGTGCCATGGCAGAGGTGATGGGCTGTGGCATAGGCATGAATGAAAATGATGTGCGGTTACTTAAGCATGCAATACCGCTTCATGACGTTGGTAACTCTCGGGTACCTGTTGCCATTTTGCGTAAAACGCAGCCATTAACCGAAGATGATGTCTTTGCTATTCGTCAACATGCTGAATTCGGCTATCAAATTTTAAAAGATTCATCTAGGCCCACCATCCAGTTAGCCGCAACATTGGCAAGACAACATCATGAACGATGGGATGGCAAAGGCTATCCTGAAAACCTTGAAGGGCAAGCTATTTTGTTACAAAGTCGCATAGCAACCTTGCTAGATGTGTTTGATGCATTACTCAATACGCGTCCTTATAAGACGGCGTGGCCAATAGACAAGGTCGAAAAAGTGCTCATAGAAGAAAAGGGGCGACATTTCGACCCTCAGTTAGTTGATTACTTGGTGAACCACATTGAAAGATTCATCGCCATACAACATCAATACCCTGACATTCCTGAATATGTTTAA
- a CDS encoding alpha/beta family hydrolase encodes MFDFEIHSVNSADVNAKDSSTEGAGVRAVSTSDKTATPIARLILAHGAGAGKHHDFMQAMASQLTSQNIEVVLFNFPYMQTMMETGKRRPPDKAEKLLAHFNALINEVANTQASVPTFIGGKSMGGRMATMLLDDAESIIGAIAFGYPFHPPGKPEKLRTAHLETLSKPLLILQGERDTFGTKDEVSAYSLSSAIAVSYLADGDHSFKPRKQSGFTLETHIECAAKSTADFIKARVNT; translated from the coding sequence ATGTTTGATTTTGAAATTCACTCTGTGAATTCAGCAGACGTAAATGCGAAAGATAGTAGTACAGAAGGCGCTGGCGTGAGAGCTGTAAGTACAAGCGACAAAACTGCAACGCCAATAGCCCGCCTTATTCTTGCGCACGGCGCGGGTGCGGGTAAGCACCATGATTTTATGCAAGCAATGGCTTCGCAGTTAACTAGTCAAAATATTGAAGTGGTACTATTTAACTTTCCCTATATGCAAACCATGATGGAAACGGGGAAGCGTAGACCGCCTGATAAAGCAGAAAAGTTACTTGCACATTTTAATGCGCTCATTAACGAAGTGGCTAACACCCAAGCTAGTGTACCTACCTTTATTGGTGGAAAATCTATGGGCGGTAGAATGGCAACCATGTTGCTTGATGATGCTGAATCAATAATAGGCGCTATAGCATTCGGTTATCCATTTCATCCACCAGGGAAGCCAGAAAAACTCAGAACCGCTCATTTAGAAACGCTTAGTAAGCCGCTGCTTATACTGCAAGGCGAGCGTGATACCTTTGGAACGAAAGATGAGGTGAGTGCCTATTCTTTATCTAGTGCTATTGCGGTTTCCTATTTAGCTGACGGCGATCACAGTTTTAAACCTAGAAAGCAAAGTGGCTTTACGTTAGAGACCCATATAGAATGCGCGGCTAAATCGACCGCTGATTTTATAAAGGCACGCGTAAATACATAA
- a CDS encoding SirB2 family protein: MYMMAKHLHLTAVGLSILLFVFRFIWSQFDATILAKKWVKIVPHIVDTVLLASAIWLCVILSQYPIVNAWLTFKLAGVIAYIVLGLFALKKAKTPLGRWTFFIAALIVLMTTAMVAVTKQPLF; this comes from the coding sequence ATGTATATGATGGCGAAACATCTGCATTTGACGGCAGTAGGATTAAGTATTTTACTGTTTGTTTTTCGCTTTATTTGGTCACAATTCGACGCCACCATTTTAGCCAAAAAGTGGGTTAAAATTGTGCCTCATATTGTTGATACTGTTTTATTAGCGAGTGCAATTTGGCTATGCGTTATTTTGTCTCAATATCCCATTGTAAATGCATGGCTTACATTTAAATTAGCGGGCGTAATTGCTTACATCGTACTCGGTTTATTTGCGCTTAAAAAGGCAAAAACACCTTTAGGACGTTGGACGTTCTTTATTGCCGCGCTGATTGTACTAATGACAACTGCGATGGTGGCAGTAACCAAACAACCCTTATTCTAG
- a CDS encoding DUF423 domain-containing protein yields MLGAFGAHGLKAILAPTALSTFEIGVRYQMYHGLAIVALPALSAYVSSKWLNAVAALYVIGCALFSGSLYLLAITGNGLFGPITPLGGLCFIIGWIALAIAVLNGKISKEKSND; encoded by the coding sequence ATGCTAGGGGCTTTTGGTGCACATGGGCTAAAGGCAATATTAGCACCAACCGCATTATCTACATTTGAAATTGGGGTTCGCTACCAGATGTATCATGGTTTAGCCATAGTCGCGCTTCCCGCATTATCAGCATACGTTTCGTCTAAATGGCTTAACGCGGTAGCGGCACTTTATGTGATTGGCTGTGCGCTGTTCAGTGGTAGTTTGTATTTATTAGCGATAACCGGTAACGGGTTATTTGGCCCCATTACGCCTTTGGGCGGCCTATGTTTTATTATCGGGTGGATAGCATTGGCCATCGCCGTTCTGAATGGAAAGATCAGTAAGGAAAAATCTAATGACTAG
- a CDS encoding transcriptional regulator GcvA: MHRRLPPLNALKAFEAAARHLSFTKAADELFVTQAAVSHQIKALEEFLSMKLFIRRNRTLLLTEEGQAYFLELKDIFKNLQEATERLLARGSKGAITVAMPPSFASQWLVPRISQFSVAQPDIDVRIKAVDFDEGFLDDDVDVAIYYGKGRWSGLQADKLHREFLTPLCSPMLFNGPKPLTSLADLRHHVLLHDLSRAAWKNWLKYVGVSGVNVNQGPVFSHSMLVLQAAALGQGIALGNTVLARPELDAGRLIMPFEEKVESRDAFYLVCEESQAELGKIAAFREWILGLVEEEQE, translated from the coding sequence ATGCATCGACGTCTTCCCCCTCTAAATGCTTTAAAAGCCTTTGAAGCGGCCGCCCGACATTTAAGTTTCACTAAAGCGGCGGATGAGCTTTTTGTTACGCAAGCAGCGGTAAGTCATCAAATTAAAGCGCTTGAAGAATTCTTATCGATGAAGTTATTCATTCGTCGTAACAGAACCCTGCTGTTAACCGAGGAAGGCCAAGCCTATTTTCTTGAGTTGAAGGACATCTTTAAAAACTTACAAGAAGCCACGGAAAGGTTACTGGCAAGAGGCAGCAAAGGCGCCATCACTGTTGCTATGCCGCCGAGTTTTGCCAGTCAGTGGTTGGTGCCTCGAATCAGTCAATTTAGCGTGGCGCAACCTGACATAGACGTCAGAATTAAAGCGGTAGATTTTGATGAAGGCTTTCTGGACGACGATGTCGATGTTGCGATTTACTACGGAAAAGGCCGCTGGAGTGGGTTACAGGCCGACAAACTGCACCGCGAATTTCTCACCCCCTTGTGTTCTCCTATGCTTTTTAATGGGCCTAAGCCGTTAACAAGCTTGGCAGATTTGCGTCATCATGTGCTGCTTCATGACTTAAGTCGCGCAGCATGGAAAAACTGGCTTAAATATGTGGGTGTATCGGGTGTGAATGTAAACCAAGGTCCGGTTTTCAGTCATTCCATGTTGGTATTGCAAGCCGCGGCATTGGGGCAGGGCATTGCATTAGGTAACACGGTGCTTGCGCGTCCAGAGTTAGATGCTGGTCGATTAATTATGCCATTTGAAGAGAAAGTAGAAAGCCGTGATGCTTTTTACTTGGTGTGCGAAGAATCCCAAGCTGAGTTAGGTAAGATTGCCGCGTTCAGAGAGTGGATCTTAGGCTTGGTAGAAGAAGAGCAAGAGTAA
- the prmC gene encoding peptide chain release factor N(5)-glutamine methyltransferase yields the protein MRIDAALAWAVAELHEGESPAVDAKVLLSHVLDKPQVYLFTWPDKTLSVDELSRFKTLVTKRAQGMPVAYLTGSRDFWTLRLATSPHTLIPRPDTEVLVEQALACIASAEFANTRLNNKHAGPGLENNKLAICDLGTGTGAIALALASELPHANVTGVDLLHEAVQLSTHNAALNSITNAQFKQSSWFDNLTGERFHVIVSNPPYIETSSPFLQQGDVRFEPASALTSGADGLDDIKHIVALAPMHLFKGGLLAFEHGFDQAKAVSDLLKAQGFVNVHTEKDYGGNDRVTYGYLSTTR from the coding sequence CGGTTGATGCCAAAGTGCTGTTAAGCCATGTATTAGATAAACCTCAAGTTTACCTATTTACATGGCCAGACAAAACCTTAAGCGTTGACGAGTTATCCCGCTTTAAAACGTTAGTAACTAAACGCGCACAAGGTATGCCAGTAGCTTACCTAACCGGTAGCCGTGACTTTTGGACTTTACGTTTAGCAACCTCGCCCCATACCCTTATTCCTCGACCCGATACAGAAGTATTGGTAGAGCAGGCCCTTGCTTGTATCGCGTCAGCTGAATTTGCCAATACGCGTTTAAATAATAAGCACGCAGGCCCTGGGTTAGAAAATAACAAGCTAGCCATTTGTGATTTAGGCACAGGCACGGGGGCGATTGCCCTGGCACTGGCCTCTGAGTTACCCCATGCAAATGTCACAGGTGTAGATTTACTGCATGAAGCTGTTCAACTCTCCACGCACAATGCAGCGCTTAATAGCATTACTAATGCACAGTTTAAGCAAAGTAGTTGGTTCGATAATTTAACGGGCGAAAGATTTCACGTTATTGTTTCCAATCCACCCTATATAGAAACATCCAGCCCTTTTCTTCAACAGGGGGATGTTCGTTTTGAACCAGCATCAGCGCTTACCTCGGGCGCCGATGGGCTTGATGATATAAAGCATATTGTTGCACTTGCACCCATGCATTTATTTAAAGGCGGTTTACTGGCTTTCGAGCATGGTTTTGACCAAGCAAAGGCAGTTAGCGACCTGTTAAAGGCTCAAGGCTTTGTAAACGTTCATACCGAAAAAGATTATGGTGGAAACGATCGAGTCACTTACGGTTACCTATCTACAACACGTTAA
- the kdsA gene encoding 3-deoxy-8-phosphooctulonate synthase, which yields MSESQQIIRVGDVEVANNLPFVLFGGMNVLESRDLAMRIAEHYVEVTQKLGIPYVFKASFDKANRSSVTSYRGPGMEEGLRIFEEIKATFNVPLITDVHEPHQAAPVAEVVDVIQLPAFLARQTDLVVAMAKTGSVINVKKPQFLAPHEMRHIITKLGEAGNDKVILCERGSSFGYNNLVVDMLGMDAMKSYAPVIFDATHALQMPGGRATSADGRRAQAAQLARSGMALGLAGLFIEAHPNPDEAKCDGPCALPLAKLEPYLAQMKALDKLVKGFEPLDTSNT from the coding sequence ATGTCTGAATCTCAACAGATCATTCGTGTTGGCGATGTAGAAGTGGCCAATAACTTACCTTTCGTACTTTTTGGTGGAATGAATGTATTAGAGTCTCGAGATCTTGCCATGCGCATTGCCGAGCATTATGTTGAAGTGACCCAGAAATTGGGTATTCCTTATGTGTTCAAAGCCTCATTTGATAAAGCTAACCGTTCATCGGTAACGTCTTACCGTGGCCCTGGTATGGAAGAGGGCCTGCGCATATTCGAAGAAATTAAAGCAACGTTTAATGTGCCATTAATTACCGATGTACATGAACCTCATCAAGCCGCCCCGGTTGCTGAAGTGGTTGATGTGATTCAGCTGCCGGCTTTTCTAGCACGCCAAACTGATTTGGTGGTTGCAATGGCTAAAACGGGCAGTGTTATTAATGTGAAGAAGCCGCAATTCTTAGCACCTCATGAAATGCGTCATATCATTACTAAATTAGGTGAAGCGGGTAACGATAAAGTTATTTTATGTGAACGAGGCAGTAGCTTTGGCTACAACAACCTTGTGGTTGATATGCTGGGCATGGATGCAATGAAGTCCTACGCACCAGTAATTTTCGATGCTACCCACGCTTTACAAATGCCAGGTGGTAGGGCGACATCTGCCGATGGCCGTCGTGCTCAAGCGGCACAACTTGCAAGAAGTGGTATGGCATTAGGCCTAGCGGGTTTATTTATTGAAGCGCATCCGAATCCGGATGAAGCAAAGTGTGATGGTCCATGTGCGTTGCCTTTGGCGAAACTTGAGCCATATTTAGCGCAAATGAAAGCGTTAGATAAATTGGTGAAAGGGTTTGAGCCGTTAGATACCAGTAATACCTAG